A genomic region of Coraliomargarita sinensis contains the following coding sequences:
- the gcvT gene encoding glycine cleavage system aminomethyltransferase GcvT, with product MSEIQEIPLREFHAKHGARFVNFGGWNMPVQYTSILEEHQAVRKAAGLFDVSHMGEFFVRGTDAGAYLDRLVVNRIAKAPVGKAIYSPMCTEDGNVVDDLIVYCISATEFLICVNAGNIEKDLAWFRDKAAAWQLELTVEDQSEQFALLALQGPVAEEILVAAGLDAAAELQRFYHQSLAWDNAELRICRTGYTGEDGFEIYVHPNDAEKLAQRIMEAGAEKGLKLCGLGARDSLRLEAGLPLYGHEISNEISPLEAGLGWTVKFKKPDFVGKAALAQQKESGLKQRVIHFKLEGRRIAREGTDVVSENGERVGRVLSGTLSPMTSTPIGSALVATEALDAALYVDLRGNKQTLLTAKPPLHK from the coding sequence ATGTCGGAAATACAAGAGATCCCCCTACGAGAGTTCCACGCCAAGCATGGTGCCCGCTTCGTCAACTTCGGCGGCTGGAATATGCCGGTACAGTATACCAGTATCCTGGAGGAACATCAGGCCGTCCGCAAGGCCGCTGGCCTCTTTGATGTCAGCCACATGGGTGAGTTCTTCGTTAGAGGGACCGATGCCGGCGCGTATCTGGACCGGTTGGTCGTGAACCGTATCGCCAAGGCTCCGGTAGGCAAAGCCATCTACTCGCCCATGTGCACCGAGGATGGCAATGTGGTCGACGACCTGATCGTTTACTGCATCAGCGCCACCGAATTTCTGATCTGCGTCAACGCCGGCAACATCGAGAAGGATCTGGCCTGGTTCCGTGATAAGGCGGCCGCCTGGCAGCTCGAGCTGACGGTCGAGGATCAGTCTGAGCAGTTTGCCTTACTGGCTCTGCAGGGGCCTGTGGCGGAGGAAATTCTTGTGGCAGCGGGACTCGATGCCGCCGCGGAGCTACAACGCTTTTACCATCAATCCCTAGCTTGGGACAACGCCGAGCTGCGCATCTGCCGAACCGGATACACCGGTGAGGATGGATTTGAAATCTACGTCCATCCGAATGATGCCGAGAAGCTGGCGCAGCGCATCATGGAGGCCGGGGCCGAAAAAGGTCTGAAGCTTTGCGGACTTGGGGCGCGCGACAGTTTACGCCTGGAAGCAGGCCTGCCACTCTACGGACATGAGATTTCGAACGAAATTTCCCCGCTGGAAGCGGGACTGGGCTGGACAGTGAAATTCAAGAAGCCCGACTTCGTCGGTAAAGCGGCCCTCGCCCAACAAAAAGAGTCGGGGCTCAAGCAGCGTGTCATCCACTTTAAGTTGGAAGGTCGCCGTATCGCCCGTGAGGGCACGGATGTGGTCAGCGAGAACGGCGAGCGCGTTGGTCGGGTCCTCTCGGGCACACTTTCGCCCATGACATCCACGCCCATCGGCAGTGCTCTCGTTGCTACAGAAGCACTTGACGCGGCACTCTACGTAGACCTGCGGGGGAACAAACAGACGCTACTGACCGCCAAGCCACCTCTGCACAAGTAG
- the gcvPB gene encoding aminomethyl-transferring glycine dehydrogenase subunit GcvPB, translated as MEPSTTDFREQARHYIPASEQDITAMLNAVGKPDLDALFGHIPAAVRFQELPDLPEELPYEQLSEELERISHKNRTGLSFLGDGLLDISPSPVVAQICNIRNLTTAYTPYQPELSQGTLLAHWIYQCSMARLTGFEAVNASLYDRSTSIFEGICAAIRMSRGKNTALIPETLYPGDIEVLETLVEGMDVRLVKVAADQSTGLIDAQALEVAIDEVGDQLAALVFPHVNTFGLVEDVDALTRRAADAGIKSIAVIDPLLLGPGGLKPPSEFGEEGVDIIVGEAHHLALAPNFGGPGLGLFGVRFSQKDRNGVRAAPGRFIGRARDCSGRECRVGVLSTREQHIRKDKATSNICSNQAFIATLVGAALLERGDPGLEQILSGMKSQLSQAVDALTRFQGVKLAFPDSISYHEVTLELSKATPEVLKAAHSAGILAGADVSDRISGERHLLKLSFSNREQDLAPLIEVFKDLFGEASDEAGKLKAPNADLARATPPQLPSYHADEVVRYYQELGKLNVSPDDGCYPLGSCTMKYNPKINDWAAGLPGFTDVHPQAPIEDAQGCLYLLHEIQEWFKKITGLPGVTTQPLAGAQGELVGLKLFQAYHRDRGEKRDVMLIPRSAHGTNFATATMAGFAGKLGKIVYLEADVAGRVLNEDLDRRIEEYGDRISGIMITNPNTSGIFETSFKQIAEKIHAIGGLVYMDGANMNAIAGWVDLGALGVDAVHNNLHKTWTIPHGGGGPGDAMVAVSERLLPYLPGYQIEKDGEMYRPVKPEKSIGSFHRHWGNFAHKVRCYTYLLRLGREGVRRMAAVAVLSARYTQNLLDKEYALLPKGADSEPRMHEFIITLHDEDYAQLESVGLRKADSAMRIGKLFLDFGFHAPTVAWPEPLGLMIEPTESYTKAELDRFADAVKAIRRLITEHPQALLSAPHFTPIDRVEEVEANRDVCLSESLDELPEINLPRISTRELAKMSVDAIYEKIVEASKPAA; from the coding sequence ATGGAACCTTCCACAACAGACTTTCGCGAACAGGCCCGCCACTACATTCCGGCAAGCGAGCAGGACATCACCGCTATGCTCAATGCCGTGGGCAAGCCCGATTTGGATGCCCTTTTTGGGCATATCCCCGCAGCGGTGCGCTTTCAGGAGTTGCCGGACCTGCCCGAAGAGCTCCCTTATGAGCAACTGAGCGAGGAACTGGAGAGAATCTCCCACAAAAACCGCACGGGACTGAGTTTTCTCGGTGATGGTCTGCTCGACATCTCCCCTTCGCCGGTGGTCGCACAAATTTGCAATATCCGGAATTTGACCACGGCCTATACGCCCTACCAACCCGAGCTTAGCCAGGGTACGCTGCTGGCCCACTGGATTTATCAATGTTCCATGGCACGGTTGACCGGTTTTGAAGCGGTCAATGCGTCGCTCTACGACCGCTCGACCTCAATTTTCGAGGGCATCTGCGCGGCGATCCGCATGAGCCGGGGCAAGAATACCGCCCTCATCCCGGAAACGCTCTATCCGGGCGACATCGAGGTGCTGGAGACTTTGGTCGAAGGTATGGATGTTCGTTTGGTCAAAGTCGCGGCCGATCAAAGCACCGGCCTGATTGATGCGCAGGCCTTGGAAGTTGCCATCGACGAGGTGGGGGACCAACTGGCGGCGCTCGTCTTTCCGCATGTCAACACATTCGGGCTGGTTGAAGATGTGGATGCATTGACCCGTCGTGCTGCTGACGCAGGGATCAAGTCGATTGCGGTCATTGACCCGCTTTTGCTTGGCCCCGGCGGGCTTAAGCCGCCCTCCGAGTTCGGTGAGGAAGGTGTCGATATTATTGTTGGTGAAGCCCATCACCTCGCTCTGGCGCCGAATTTTGGCGGTCCCGGCCTTGGGCTCTTCGGTGTTCGTTTCTCGCAAAAAGACCGCAATGGCGTGCGTGCCGCGCCGGGGCGCTTCATCGGGCGGGCCCGCGACTGCTCGGGTCGTGAATGCCGCGTCGGGGTGCTGTCCACCCGTGAGCAGCACATCCGGAAAGACAAGGCTACTTCCAACATTTGCTCCAATCAGGCTTTTATTGCTACACTGGTTGGTGCTGCCCTACTGGAACGGGGCGATCCCGGTCTGGAGCAGATTCTCAGCGGGATGAAGTCCCAGCTCAGCCAAGCGGTCGATGCCTTGACCCGCTTCCAAGGCGTAAAGCTCGCTTTCCCGGACTCCATAAGTTACCACGAAGTGACACTGGAGTTGTCGAAGGCGACTCCAGAGGTACTGAAAGCGGCCCACTCGGCCGGAATTTTGGCCGGGGCGGATGTTTCGGACCGTATTTCCGGGGAACGCCATCTGTTGAAACTCTCCTTCAGCAATCGTGAACAAGACCTGGCTCCCTTGATCGAGGTCTTTAAGGATTTATTTGGTGAGGCATCCGATGAAGCTGGCAAGCTCAAGGCTCCAAACGCTGACCTTGCACGGGCTACGCCGCCACAGCTCCCGAGCTATCATGCGGATGAGGTCGTTCGTTACTACCAGGAGCTGGGCAAGTTGAATGTCAGCCCGGACGACGGGTGTTATCCGCTGGGCTCCTGCACCATGAAATACAACCCCAAGATCAATGACTGGGCGGCGGGGCTGCCTGGCTTCACCGATGTGCATCCGCAGGCACCGATTGAAGATGCGCAGGGTTGCCTCTATCTGCTTCACGAAATCCAGGAATGGTTCAAAAAGATTACCGGGCTGCCCGGTGTCACGACGCAGCCGCTGGCCGGGGCGCAGGGGGAACTGGTTGGGCTGAAGCTTTTTCAGGCCTACCATCGTGATCGCGGCGAGAAACGTGACGTGATGCTCATTCCCCGCTCGGCGCACGGCACCAATTTCGCCACCGCCACCATGGCGGGTTTCGCGGGTAAGCTGGGTAAGATTGTTTATCTGGAGGCGGATGTGGCCGGACGTGTTCTCAATGAAGATTTAGACCGCCGCATTGAGGAATACGGGGATCGAATCTCGGGCATCATGATCACGAATCCCAATACCTCCGGAATTTTCGAAACCTCGTTCAAGCAGATTGCCGAGAAGATTCACGCCATCGGCGGGCTGGTTTATATGGATGGTGCCAACATGAATGCCATCGCAGGCTGGGTCGACCTGGGCGCGCTCGGCGTCGATGCGGTTCATAATAATTTGCACAAGACCTGGACGATTCCTCATGGTGGCGGTGGCCCGGGCGATGCCATGGTTGCCGTCAGTGAACGGCTCTTGCCGTATCTGCCCGGTTATCAAATCGAGAAGGACGGCGAGATGTATCGGCCGGTGAAACCGGAAAAATCGATCGGGTCCTTCCACCGGCACTGGGGTAACTTTGCCCACAAGGTGCGCTGCTACACTTATTTGCTCCGGCTCGGACGTGAAGGTGTGCGACGGATGGCCGCCGTGGCCGTGCTCAGCGCGCGTTACACGCAGAACCTTTTGGACAAAGAGTATGCCCTACTACCCAAGGGTGCCGATAGCGAGCCGCGCATGCACGAGTTTATCATTACGTTGCACGACGAGGACTACGCGCAGCTCGAGTCTGTCGGACTGCGCAAAGCGGATTCCGCGATGCGGATCGGAAAGCTCTTTCTCGACTTTGGCTTTCACGCGCCGACGGTGGCCTGGCCCGAGCCGCTGGGTCTGATGATTGAGCCGACGGAGAGTTACACCAAGGCGGAACTCGATCGTTTTGCGGATGCGGTTAAGGCCATTCGCCGGCTGATCACGGAGCACCCGCAAGCGTTGCTCTCGGCGCCGCATTTTACCCCCATTGACCGGGTGGAGGAGGTCGAGGCCAACCGCGATGTTTGTCTCTCCGAGTCTCTGGACGAACTACCCGAGATCAATTTGCCTCGTATTTCCACCCGTGAGCTGGCCAAGATGTCGGTTGACGCGATCTATGAGAAGATTGTTGAAGCTTCCAAGCCGGCAGCTTAG
- a CDS encoding DUF4139 domain-containing protein, with product MKHLSLLPAAAVLFAGCMQAEPKDATEATGPAITVYNENFGVVRDRVPLDLSAGVSEASYSGVTSQLEPESVVLRDPSGKIDLSIVEQSYRGDPVDQTRLLQMFEGQTIDFYKTVGDEEVVVKGRVIRAPKLVMAKNPRGGQYQKNLEPIIEVDGQLLTRLPGEPLFPSLGDDSILEPTLSWKLFSSKAAKLEAQLSYLTDGMSWKSDYNLVLPEEGDVVSLTGWVSIENNTGTSFEEAKIKLIAGDVNKEKAQPPQSQMVYARAMASDALAAPEVETKKFDEFHMYSLPLATTLRDRETKQVEFVRAEKVQTKKLYVYDGFSGRFHGGRNTNPNYGTNSQPDVAIYREFKNSEENGLGVALPAGKTRFYRMDSDGQLEFTGENTIDHTPKNETIRVYLGNAFDLVGERTRTDFYKHPSRDLIRETYEIEIRNRSEGEVTVQVVENLFRWSNWEIQNPSQKFEKKDAQTIEFAVTVDPDGTRTVSYTVEYTW from the coding sequence ATGAAACACTTATCCCTACTCCCCGCGGCCGCAGTGCTGTTTGCCGGCTGCATGCAAGCCGAGCCAAAGGACGCCACCGAAGCGACCGGTCCTGCCATCACCGTCTACAACGAGAACTTCGGGGTGGTGCGCGATAGGGTGCCACTCGATCTCAGTGCCGGGGTCAGCGAGGCCAGCTATAGCGGTGTGACCTCTCAGCTTGAGCCCGAGTCGGTGGTTCTGCGTGACCCTTCCGGTAAGATTGATCTAAGCATCGTCGAGCAAAGCTACCGGGGCGACCCCGTCGATCAGACGCGCCTTCTGCAGATGTTTGAGGGACAGACCATCGATTTTTACAAAACGGTGGGCGACGAGGAAGTCGTCGTCAAAGGTCGCGTCATCCGCGCCCCGAAACTGGTGATGGCGAAAAACCCGCGAGGCGGCCAATACCAGAAAAATCTCGAGCCGATCATCGAGGTGGACGGACAGCTTTTGACCCGGCTTCCGGGCGAACCGCTTTTCCCCAGTCTTGGTGACGATTCCATTCTCGAGCCCACACTCAGTTGGAAACTCTTCTCGTCGAAGGCCGCCAAGTTGGAAGCTCAGCTCAGCTATCTCACCGATGGGATGTCCTGGAAGTCCGACTACAACCTGGTGCTTCCGGAAGAGGGCGATGTGGTCTCCCTGACCGGATGGGTCTCGATTGAAAACAATACCGGAACCTCCTTCGAGGAAGCCAAGATCAAGCTGATCGCCGGCGACGTAAACAAAGAGAAAGCTCAGCCACCGCAGAGCCAAATGGTATACGCCAGAGCGATGGCGAGTGATGCCCTGGCTGCTCCCGAGGTCGAGACCAAGAAGTTCGACGAGTTTCACATGTATTCGCTTCCCCTCGCCACCACTCTGCGTGACCGAGAGACCAAGCAGGTCGAATTTGTACGTGCGGAAAAAGTGCAGACCAAGAAACTCTACGTGTACGACGGCTTCAGCGGGCGCTTTCATGGCGGGCGCAACACCAACCCGAACTACGGGACGAATTCACAGCCGGACGTGGCCATTTACCGGGAGTTCAAGAACAGCGAGGAAAACGGACTCGGCGTGGCCTTGCCGGCAGGAAAAACCCGTTTCTATCGTATGGACAGCGATGGTCAACTGGAGTTTACCGGCGAGAATACCATCGACCACACGCCCAAGAACGAGACCATCCGTGTCTATCTGGGGAATGCATTCGACCTTGTAGGCGAACGTACCCGGACCGATTTTTATAAGCATCCCAGTCGTGATCTGATCCGGGAGACATACGAAATTGAGATCCGCAACCGCAGTGAAGGGGAAGTTACCGTACAGGTGGTCGAGAACCTCTTCCGCTGGTCGAACTGGGAGATCCAAAACCCGAGCCAGAAGTTTGAAAAGAAAGATGCCCAGACCATCGAGTTTGCCGTCACTGTGGATCCGGATGGAACCAGAACCGTCAGCTATACGGTGGAGTATACTTGGTAA
- a CDS encoding type II toxin-antitoxin system death-on-curing family toxin encodes MKKCSLRTAARVALGKSLLESAIAAPQATMSGHAIFEDGVEIAVAYLYYLCQNHPFVDGSKRVALATCLIFLSENGLLERETLDSDKFEKFTLDVAKSQLNREETTVRLRKLLN; translated from the coding sequence ATGAAGAAGTGCTCGCTGCGCACGGCGGCTCGAGTGGCATTAGGGAAAAGCTTACTGGAGTCAGCTATCGCTGCTCCGCAGGCGACTATGTCCGGTCATGCCATTTTTGAGGACGGTGTCGAAATTGCAGTCGCTTATCTCTATTATCTATGCCAAAACCATCCCTTCGTTGATGGTAGTAAACGCGTCGCGCTGGCAACTTGCTTGATTTTCCTTTCTGAAAACGGGCTGCTTGAAAGGGAAACTCTCGACTCTGATAAATTCGAGAAATTCACCCTCGATGTGGCTAAAAGTCAGCTAAATCGGGAAGAAACGACAGTCAGACTAAGGAAATTACTAAACTAA
- a CDS encoding AbrB/MazE/SpoVT family DNA-binding domain-containing protein, giving the protein MVKKLAKVGNSRGIIFDAALIEQAHLKEGDELNMTVHDGGTITLTPIRRSIDTARESAKRIISKNEKLFKRLS; this is encoded by the coding sequence ATGGTCAAGAAGTTGGCTAAGGTTGGAAACTCTCGCGGCATCATCTTCGATGCGGCTTTGATTGAGCAGGCCCACCTAAAAGAAGGCGATGAACTTAACATGACTGTGCACGATGGTGGCACGATCACACTCACCCCGATTCGTCGGTCGATTGACACTGCCCGTGAGTCAGCCAAGCGCATCATCAGTAAAAATGAGAAGCTTTTTAAACGTCTTTCCTGA
- a CDS encoding dienelactone hydrolase family protein: MKRTVLYPIFAILFCTVAQAKLVHEQVTYELDGTKFRGHLIYNQDAAMGRQNLPGIFMVPNWMGPDKASTLEKAKQLAGETFAVFVADMYGVDVRPTSAKEAGVAAGFVRSDRELMRARAQEALDSFKALASEHPIDTSKLLGAGFCFGGGTLLEYARTGSEDLDGIVSFHGDLASPTLQSDAQKVNIPLLVLHGADDPYVPQEDVQAFIKAMRKGGVDDWTLVQFSNTVHSFTDPTAQSDGAHYQPRTAKRAFAMMEDLANEVLELEN, from the coding sequence ATGAAGCGAACTGTTCTCTACCCAATCTTTGCGATTCTCTTTTGCACCGTCGCCCAGGCCAAACTGGTGCACGAGCAGGTGACCTACGAATTAGACGGCACGAAATTCCGGGGCCATCTCATCTACAATCAGGACGCTGCCATGGGGCGACAAAACCTGCCCGGCATTTTCATGGTGCCCAATTGGATGGGGCCGGACAAAGCTTCCACTCTTGAGAAGGCAAAACAACTCGCCGGAGAGACGTTTGCCGTCTTCGTGGCCGACATGTACGGTGTCGATGTGCGCCCAACCAGTGCCAAGGAGGCCGGAGTAGCCGCGGGATTCGTCCGCTCGGACCGTGAACTGATGCGCGCCCGCGCACAAGAGGCACTCGATTCTTTTAAGGCACTCGCCAGCGAGCACCCGATTGATACGAGCAAACTACTCGGAGCCGGCTTCTGTTTCGGCGGCGGTACGCTTCTTGAATACGCCCGCACCGGATCAGAAGACCTTGACGGTATCGTCTCGTTTCACGGCGATCTGGCTTCGCCCACTTTGCAAAGTGATGCTCAAAAGGTAAACATTCCGCTGCTCGTGCTTCACGGTGCCGATGACCCTTACGTACCACAGGAAGACGTGCAGGCATTCATCAAAGCGATGCGCAAGGGCGGAGTCGACGACTGGACGCTCGTGCAGTTCAGCAACACTGTGCATTCCTTCACCGACCCGACCGCACAATCCGATGGCGCCCACTATCAGCCACGCACCGCCAAGCGCGCTTTTGCGATGATGGAGGACCTTGCCAACGAGGTTTTAGAGTTGGAGAACTAA
- the gmk gene encoding guanylate kinase, translating into MTGSNASGLLLIVSGPAGSGKTTVCERMLAEEPGVSRVVTATTRPPREGEQHKVDYYFFDHATFETKVAAGEFYEFANVHSNRYGTLKSEIQDKLAAGTDLLLNIDVQGAATFREAGREDPLLRGKVVTVFIMPPSMEELESRLRHRSTDDEDEIRRRMRVARDEMKQRELYDHCILSGTRYEDFEALQKIYREEKAHRS; encoded by the coding sequence ATGACGGGTTCCAACGCCAGCGGCCTGCTCCTTATTGTCTCCGGCCCGGCGGGCAGCGGAAAGACGACGGTGTGCGAACGCATGCTGGCGGAAGAACCCGGAGTCAGTCGCGTGGTGACCGCGACCACACGCCCTCCGCGCGAGGGCGAGCAACACAAGGTCGATTACTATTTTTTCGACCACGCCACTTTTGAGACCAAAGTGGCGGCCGGAGAGTTTTACGAATTCGCCAATGTTCACAGCAATCGCTACGGCACGCTCAAGAGCGAGATCCAGGACAAGCTGGCCGCCGGCACCGATCTGCTCCTGAACATTGACGTGCAGGGAGCCGCCACATTCCGAGAGGCGGGCCGTGAAGATCCGCTGCTTCGGGGCAAGGTCGTGACGGTTTTTATCATGCCTCCGAGCATGGAGGAACTGGAGAGCCGTCTGCGCCACCGCAGCACGGACGACGAGGACGAAATCCGGCGGCGCATGCGAGTAGCCCGCGACGAGATGAAGCAGCGGGAACTCTACGATCACTGCATTCTTTCCGGCACCCGCTATGAGGACTTCGAGGCCCTGCAAAAAATCTACCGGGAAGAAAAAGCCCACCGTTCGTAG
- a CDS encoding HAD family hydrolase, which yields MKLRLAGVSQEIDLIVFDCDGVLLDTMPAKIEAFRTWVPEAYSEYAGVFMDKVMHGFGRSRRHHIESFYREILAMDPEAPFLESEIERFTEICEPLCANAGWRRGSKEFVTCCLEAGALRYVLSGTPQKPLESMLRSNGASALFNVILGSPPAKPDSMVRILQETTVAPERTIFIGDANADRIAAEHVGAHFVYFPSQAARPEGDMVTEVEDLRDLLR from the coding sequence ATGAAATTGCGATTGGCAGGCGTTTCTCAAGAGATCGATCTGATTGTCTTCGATTGTGATGGCGTATTGCTGGATACGATGCCGGCAAAGATCGAGGCTTTTCGGACCTGGGTCCCGGAAGCGTATTCCGAGTATGCCGGAGTGTTCATGGATAAAGTCATGCACGGTTTCGGGCGGAGTCGGCGGCATCATATCGAGTCTTTCTATCGGGAAATCCTGGCGATGGATCCAGAAGCCCCATTCCTGGAGTCTGAAATCGAGCGCTTCACCGAAATTTGCGAGCCGCTCTGCGCTAACGCCGGCTGGCGGCGTGGATCGAAGGAATTTGTCACATGCTGTCTGGAGGCCGGGGCGCTGCGCTATGTGCTTTCCGGGACGCCGCAAAAACCGCTCGAGTCAATGCTCCGGTCCAACGGAGCAAGCGCGCTTTTCAATGTGATCCTCGGCTCGCCGCCGGCTAAACCGGATAGTATGGTGCGTATTCTTCAAGAGACCACCGTGGCTCCCGAACGGACGATCTTTATCGGCGATGCCAATGCCGACCGAATTGCAGCGGAGCACGTGGGGGCGCATTTCGTCTATTTCCCCTCCCAAGCAGCCCGTCCAGAGGGGGATATGGTAACGGAAGTCGAGGATTTGCGGGATTTATTGCGATAA
- a CDS encoding tRNA (mnm(5)s(2)U34)-methyltransferase produces the protein MRLTEAVHLKLKNVLRSGDTAIDATAGNGHDTLAMAELVGVAGEVLAIDLQASAIEATRERLQAAARLDRVKLITGDHAETLEGLLKDYPSRVSAITFNLGYLPGGVKQVTTQPETTLRALHAAKSLLKPGGILLVTAYRGHTGGNDEAVQVETWMRSLPESDWQIEDREPPTRNPERLPPILWIARKTL, from the coding sequence ATGCGTCTGACCGAAGCAGTTCACCTCAAACTGAAAAACGTACTGCGCTCCGGCGATACAGCAATCGACGCCACCGCAGGCAACGGCCACGATACACTTGCCATGGCCGAACTGGTGGGCGTCGCCGGTGAAGTCCTCGCAATCGATTTGCAAGCCTCCGCGATTGAGGCGACCCGCGAGCGACTCCAAGCCGCCGCGCGATTGGATCGGGTCAAATTAATTACAGGCGATCACGCCGAGACTCTTGAAGGCTTGCTGAAGGACTACCCAAGTCGTGTCAGCGCCATCACCTTCAACCTTGGCTACTTACCGGGCGGCGTGAAACAGGTGACAACACAACCGGAAACAACGCTTCGTGCTTTGCATGCCGCAAAGTCCTTATTGAAGCCGGGCGGCATTTTGCTGGTCACCGCTTACCGCGGGCATACCGGCGGAAACGATGAAGCCGTTCAGGTCGAAACCTGGATGCGATCGCTCCCCGAAAGCGATTGGCAGATCGAAGACAGGGAACCACCGACCCGAAACCCGGAGCGCCTTCCACCGATACTCTGGATCGCCCGGAAGACATTGTAA
- a CDS encoding NAD(P)/FAD-dependent oxidoreductase, translating into MQPTTHNPKTLIVGAGLAGCTLAWRLHRAGLAFQVIGSSTMPSAAKVAAGIINPVTGRWMTKSWRFDDFAPEAANYYAEIEQMFSIRLYHPLPAVRFCLNADDAKRAKRRCRNPRYDNVLDGFEEVPSENCDFENPHGSFRIEGVAYVDLPLYIQSMRARLLAEGHYEDTVFEHQALKQNESGWFYKGQGYERVIFCEGAALKENPWFNDLPLTPAKGETLLCRSDGLDLHGELHHHGKWLLPYPDGSFRIGATYDESDLTPESTEAAREELCEAFQAMTRRPQALTILDQPAGLRPSTTDARPFLGAHPRKRGLYIFNGLGSKGASLSPTLSRELIEYIHEGKALDPDTDIKRFF; encoded by the coding sequence TTGCAACCGACAACCCACAACCCAAAGACATTGATCGTCGGCGCCGGCCTCGCTGGCTGCACGCTGGCTTGGCGCTTGCACCGGGCGGGCCTTGCCTTTCAGGTGATCGGCAGCTCGACCATGCCCAGTGCCGCCAAGGTCGCGGCCGGCATTATTAATCCGGTGACCGGCCGATGGATGACGAAGTCATGGCGCTTTGACGACTTCGCGCCGGAAGCGGCCAACTATTACGCCGAAATTGAACAGATGTTTTCCATCCGGCTCTACCATCCCTTACCTGCGGTGCGCTTCTGCTTGAATGCGGACGATGCCAAGCGCGCCAAAAGACGCTGCCGTAATCCGAGATACGACAACGTGCTTGACGGATTTGAAGAAGTCCCATCGGAAAATTGCGATTTTGAGAATCCGCACGGCAGCTTCCGGATTGAGGGTGTCGCCTACGTGGACCTGCCTTTGTACATTCAATCAATGAGGGCTCGCTTGCTCGCCGAGGGACACTACGAGGATACGGTCTTCGAACATCAGGCTCTAAAACAAAACGAAAGCGGCTGGTTCTATAAGGGGCAAGGTTACGAAAGAGTGATCTTTTGCGAAGGCGCCGCGCTGAAAGAAAACCCTTGGTTTAATGACTTACCACTGACACCGGCAAAAGGCGAAACCCTACTCTGCCGCAGCGACGGTCTCGATCTACATGGAGAGCTTCATCACCACGGCAAATGGCTTCTCCCCTATCCCGATGGCTCCTTCCGGATCGGCGCGACTTATGATGAAAGCGATCTGACCCCCGAGTCGACGGAAGCCGCCAGGGAGGAACTCTGCGAGGCGTTCCAGGCCATGACCCGCAGGCCACAGGCATTGACGATTCTCGATCAACCTGCAGGGCTCCGACCCAGCACGACCGACGCCCGCCCCTTTCTCGGAGCCCACCCCAGAAAGCGGGGGCTCTACATATTCAATGGTCTCGGTTCAAAGGGCGCCTCACTCTCGCCGACCTTGAGCCGGGAACTGATCGAGTATATCCATGAGGGCAAAGCGCTCGATCCGGACACAGATATCAAGCGCTTCTTCTAA
- a CDS encoding YraN family protein, with protein sequence MNLFHRIRERFFFNMPKTLPVGSTRAERGRYGEDLACRYCRKELGYRVLARNWRSKRDELDLICTDQNVLVFVEVRARSEEALVSGVASVDARKKKVLQRACKRYLKQLQNPPKHFRFDIIDVTLVEGTPGTVRHYANVPLFHKHYTA encoded by the coding sequence GTGAATCTGTTTCATCGCATTCGTGAGCGTTTTTTCTTTAACATGCCCAAAACCCTGCCGGTTGGGAGCACCCGTGCGGAACGCGGGCGCTATGGGGAGGACTTGGCTTGTCGCTACTGCCGCAAGGAACTCGGCTACCGTGTTCTGGCCCGCAACTGGCGCAGCAAGCGGGATGAACTTGATTTGATCTGCACGGATCAGAACGTTCTGGTTTTTGTCGAAGTCCGCGCCCGGTCCGAGGAAGCGCTGGTTTCCGGGGTTGCTTCGGTGGACGCTCGCAAGAAGAAGGTTTTGCAACGGGCCTGTAAGCGGTATTTAAAGCAATTGCAAAATCCACCAAAACACTTCCGTTTTGATATTATCGACGTAACACTTGTCGAAGGAACGCCTGGCACGGTTCGACATTATGCCAACGTTCCCTTATTTCATAAACACTACACTGCCTAG